The following are encoded together in the Bacillus cereus group sp. RP43 genome:
- a CDS encoding YslB family protein: MSKNTIDITSLEDVSLNAFAYELLREELLTDLIGNDLDGILYWAGRNLARKYPLETIEEVIQFFEKAGWGTLSIVEHKRREMQFQLKGTLITERQKQKRHSSYQLEAGFIAEQIQRQRNVVAESYEEQKKRSDSITFLVKWDIKDLIEV, encoded by the coding sequence GTGAGCAAAAATACAATCGATATAACATCTTTAGAAGATGTTTCATTGAACGCCTTCGCTTATGAATTGCTACGTGAAGAATTACTAACTGATTTAATTGGTAACGATTTAGATGGTATTTTATACTGGGCCGGTAGAAACCTTGCGAGAAAATATCCGCTAGAAACAATTGAAGAAGTCATTCAGTTTTTTGAAAAAGCTGGTTGGGGCACTTTAAGCATCGTTGAACATAAACGTCGTGAAATGCAGTTTCAACTTAAAGGTACACTTATTACTGAGCGTCAAAAACAAAAAAGACATTCATCTTATCAATTAGAAGCTGGATTTATCGCTGAGCAAATTCAAAGACAAAGAAACGTCGTTGCAGAGTCCTATGAGGAACAGAAAAAACGTTCAGACTCTATTACATTTCTTGTTAAATGGGATATAAAAGATCTCATTGAAGTGTAG
- the sdhC gene encoding succinate dehydrogenase cytochrome B558: MKGREYTFRKWHSLMGVIPVGVFLTQHLIVNNFATRGAEAFNKAAGFMELLPFRYALEIFIIFLPILYHAIYGLYIAFTAKNNAVSYGYFRNWMFVFQRISGIVTLIFISWHVWETRIQALLGKEVNYDMMADILNNPFMFGFYLVGVVSTIFHFANGLWTFCISWGITVSPRSQRISTYVTLAIFLGLSYVGVSALLAFIDPQLANQ; encoded by the coding sequence ATGAAAGGCCGCGAGTATACGTTTCGTAAGTGGCACTCATTAATGGGGGTCATCCCGGTTGGTGTCTTTTTGACGCAACATTTAATTGTAAACAACTTTGCAACAAGAGGAGCAGAGGCTTTTAACAAAGCTGCAGGCTTTATGGAGCTCCTTCCATTCCGGTATGCGCTAGAAATTTTCATCATCTTTTTACCTATACTGTACCATGCTATATATGGGTTATATATTGCATTTACAGCTAAGAACAATGCGGTATCTTACGGCTATTTCCGTAACTGGATGTTCGTCTTCCAACGAATTTCAGGTATCGTTACGCTGATCTTCATTTCTTGGCACGTCTGGGAAACTCGTATTCAAGCATTGTTAGGTAAAGAGGTAAACTATGATATGATGGCAGATATTTTAAACAACCCATTTATGTTTGGTTTCTATTTAGTTGGTGTTGTTTCAACAATTTTCCACTTTGCAAATGGACTATGGACATTCTGCATAAGTTGGGGAATTACAGTATCTCCACGTTCACAAAGAATCTCTACTTATGTAACATTAGCTATTTTCTTAGGTCTATCTTATGTAGGTGTGAGTGCATTATTAGCGTTCATCGATCCACAGCTAGCAAACCAGTAA
- the sdhA gene encoding succinate dehydrogenase flavoprotein subunit: protein MKGKLIVVGGGLAGLMATIKAAEAGVNVELFSLVPVKRSHSVCAQGGINGAVNTKGEGDSPWIHFDDTIYGGDFLANQPPVKAMCDAAPGIIHLMDRMGVMFNRTEEGLLDFRRFGGTQHHRTAFAGATTGQQLLYALDEQVRRHEVAGLVTKYEGWDFLRAVVDDEGVCRGIVAQDLQTMEIKSFQADAVIMATGGPGIIFGKSTNSIINTGTAASAVYQQGAYYANGEFIQIHPTAIPGDDKLRLMSESARGEGGRVWTYKDGKPWYFLEEKYPAYGNLVPRDIATREIFDVCVEQKLGINGENMVYLDLSHKDPKELDIKLGGIIEIYEKFTGDDPRKLPMKIFPAVHYSMGGLWVDYKQMTSIPGLFAAGECDYSMHGGNRLGANSLLSAIYGGMVAGPNAIEYMKGLSKSSDAVSATVYEQNELIETEKFNNILTLDGNENAYVLHKELGEWMTDNVTVVRENKKLLETDAKIEELMARYKRININDTARWSNQGASFTRQLANMFELARVITIGAYNRNESRGAHYKPEFPNRDDANFLKTTMAKFEGEGSAPAFHYEEVDVSLIKPRKRDYSSKHDVAAKGEEKGDKQHV, encoded by the coding sequence ATGAAAGGGAAACTTATAGTAGTCGGCGGTGGCTTGGCCGGCTTAATGGCAACGATTAAAGCGGCAGAAGCAGGAGTAAATGTTGAACTATTTTCTTTAGTACCAGTAAAACGTTCACATTCTGTATGTGCCCAAGGTGGAATTAACGGTGCCGTAAATACAAAAGGTGAAGGGGATTCTCCATGGATCCACTTTGACGATACAATTTATGGTGGGGACTTCTTAGCGAACCAACCACCAGTTAAAGCGATGTGTGATGCAGCACCTGGTATTATTCATTTAATGGACCGCATGGGTGTTATGTTCAACCGTACGGAAGAAGGACTTCTTGATTTCCGTCGTTTCGGTGGAACACAACATCACCGTACAGCATTTGCTGGGGCAACAACTGGTCAACAATTACTATACGCATTAGATGAGCAAGTACGTCGTCATGAAGTAGCAGGACTTGTAACGAAATATGAAGGTTGGGATTTCTTACGAGCTGTTGTGGATGATGAAGGTGTGTGCCGAGGAATCGTCGCGCAAGACTTACAAACTATGGAGATAAAAAGTTTCCAAGCTGATGCCGTGATTATGGCAACAGGGGGCCCTGGTATCATCTTTGGAAAATCAACAAACTCTATTATTAATACAGGTACAGCAGCATCTGCTGTATATCAACAAGGTGCATATTATGCGAACGGTGAGTTCATTCAAATCCATCCAACAGCAATTCCTGGAGACGATAAGTTACGTCTTATGAGTGAATCTGCACGTGGTGAAGGTGGACGTGTTTGGACGTATAAAGATGGTAAGCCATGGTACTTCTTAGAAGAGAAATATCCAGCTTACGGAAACCTTGTACCTCGTGATATTGCAACACGTGAAATCTTTGATGTTTGCGTAGAGCAAAAACTAGGTATTAACGGTGAAAACATGGTGTACTTAGATCTTTCTCATAAAGATCCGAAAGAACTAGATATTAAACTTGGTGGAATTATTGAAATCTATGAGAAATTTACAGGTGATGATCCTCGTAAACTACCAATGAAAATCTTCCCAGCTGTGCATTATTCAATGGGCGGATTATGGGTTGATTATAAGCAAATGACAAGTATTCCAGGTTTATTTGCAGCAGGTGAGTGTGATTATTCTATGCACGGTGGTAACCGCCTTGGTGCCAACTCACTATTATCAGCAATTTACGGTGGTATGGTAGCAGGACCGAACGCGATTGAGTATATGAAAGGTCTTTCTAAATCATCTGATGCTGTTTCAGCTACTGTATATGAGCAAAATGAATTAATCGAAACAGAGAAATTTAACAATATTTTAACGCTTGATGGTAACGAAAATGCATATGTTCTTCATAAAGAGCTTGGAGAATGGATGACAGATAACGTTACAGTAGTTCGTGAAAATAAAAAGTTACTAGAAACTGATGCGAAAATTGAAGAGTTAATGGCGCGTTACAAACGCATTAACATTAACGATACAGCGAGATGGAGTAACCAAGGTGCTTCATTTACACGCCAACTTGCAAATATGTTCGAGTTAGCACGTGTTATTACGATTGGCGCATATAACCGTAATGAAAGCCGCGGAGCGCATTACAAACCAGAATTCCCAAATCGTGATGATGCAAACTTCTTAAAAACTACGATGGCAAAATTTGAGGGAGAAGGAAGTGCACCAGCATTCCATTACGAAGAAGTGGATGTTTCATTAATTAAACCACGTAAACGTGACTATTCCTCAAAACATGATGTAGCTGCTAAGGGTGAAGAGAAGGGGGATAAGCAACATGTCTGA
- the sdhB gene encoding succinate dehydrogenase iron-sulfur subunit — MSEKTIRLIITRQDGPDAQEFDQEFEIPYRPNMNIISALMEIRRNPVDSKGNQTTPIAWDMNCLEEVCGACSMVINGKPRQSCTALIDQLEQPIRLKPMKTFPIVRDLQVDRSRMFNALKRVKAWIPIDGTYDLGPGPRMPEKKRQWAYELSKCMTCGVCLESCPNVNSKSDFIGPAPLSQARLFNSHPTGEMHKADRLRAIMGDGGLANCGNSQNCVQSCPKGIPLTTSIAALNRDTTIQSFKDFFGSDNNY, encoded by the coding sequence ATGTCTGAGAAAACAATCCGCCTCATCATTACGAGACAAGATGGACCAGATGCACAAGAGTTTGATCAAGAGTTTGAAATTCCATATCGTCCAAATATGAACATTATTTCGGCACTGATGGAAATTCGTCGTAATCCTGTCGATTCAAAAGGAAACCAGACGACTCCGATTGCATGGGATATGAACTGTTTAGAAGAAGTATGTGGTGCTTGTTCGATGGTGATTAACGGAAAACCACGTCAATCATGTACAGCTCTTATTGACCAGTTAGAACAACCTATCCGCTTAAAGCCGATGAAGACATTCCCGATTGTACGTGACTTACAAGTTGACCGTAGCCGTATGTTTAATGCGTTAAAACGTGTTAAAGCTTGGATTCCAATCGACGGTACGTACGATCTAGGACCAGGTCCAAGAATGCCAGAGAAAAAGCGTCAATGGGCATATGAACTTTCAAAATGTATGACATGTGGTGTTTGTTTAGAGTCATGTCCGAACGTAAACAGTAAATCTGATTTTATTGGACCAGCACCGCTTTCACAAGCGCGTTTATTCAACTCGCATCCAACTGGTGAAATGCATAAAGCAGATCGCTTGCGTGCAATTATGGGTGATGGAGGACTTGCAAACTGTGGTAACTCTCAAAACTGTGTGCAATCATGTCCGAAAGGTATTCCATTAACAACTTCAATTGCAGCATTAAACCGTGATACAACAATTCAATCGTTCAAAGATTTCTTTGGTAGCGACAATAACTATTAA
- a CDS encoding thioesterase family protein, translating into MKRISYIEDFEQWESGFLFYNPVKVRFGEVDMFGHVNNVVAFTYFEEARIALFKELGFMQEWTHESSETMIVVADLQCNFIKQIYFDEQLKVYVKAGSVGNSSLDLHYMVKNAEGEVCLVGRGMMVQASKKTGRGEPWPEEWKKLLQ; encoded by the coding sequence ATGAAGAGAATTTCTTATATTGAAGACTTTGAGCAATGGGAGAGTGGTTTTTTATTTTATAATCCTGTCAAAGTTCGTTTTGGTGAAGTAGATATGTTTGGACATGTAAATAATGTCGTTGCTTTTACATATTTTGAAGAAGCTCGTATCGCATTATTTAAAGAACTTGGATTTATGCAAGAATGGACACATGAATCATCAGAAACGATGATCGTTGTTGCAGATTTACAATGTAATTTCATTAAGCAAATTTATTTTGATGAACAGTTGAAAGTATATGTAAAAGCGGGGTCAGTTGGGAATTCTTCTTTAGATCTGCATTATATGGTGAAAAATGCAGAAGGAGAAGTTTGTTTAGTTGGACGCGGTATGATGGTCCAAGCATCGAAAAAAACTGGAAGAGGCGAACCGTGGCCTGAGGAATGGAAGAAATTATTACAATAA
- a CDS encoding D-alanyl-D-alanine carboxypeptidase family protein produces MKKIIIISAATIVIGITSFAYFGSKSPLQNEAKAVESQKHNNHPKEEIPAFPKADHTAKKLDDKFSVVTNPDSALVLVNKHRKLPDGYIPEDLTKPNVPFTSPKDKEKTLLRKDAADALEKMFQAAKEEGLELTAVSGYRSYKRQQSLHNTYIKRQGKAEADSVSAIPGTSEHQTGLAMDISSKSAKFQLEPIFGETAEGKWVAEHAHEFGFVIRYLEDKTETTEYSYEPWHLRYVGNPYAAYIYKHHLTLEEATKDKK; encoded by the coding sequence ATGAAAAAGATAATAATTATTTCTGCCGCTACTATTGTAATCGGTATCACATCTTTCGCTTACTTTGGTTCTAAATCACCACTGCAAAACGAGGCGAAAGCTGTCGAAAGTCAAAAGCATAATAACCATCCAAAAGAAGAAATCCCTGCTTTTCCAAAAGCTGATCATACTGCAAAGAAACTAGATGATAAATTTTCCGTTGTAACAAATCCAGATTCTGCTCTTGTATTAGTCAATAAACATCGTAAATTACCAGATGGATATATTCCAGAAGATTTAACGAAACCGAACGTACCATTTACTAGTCCAAAAGATAAAGAGAAAACATTACTTCGCAAAGATGCTGCAGACGCTCTTGAAAAAATGTTCCAAGCAGCAAAAGAAGAGGGTCTAGAACTTACAGCAGTTTCAGGTTACCGTTCTTACAAACGCCAACAGTCATTACATAATACATATATTAAGCGCCAAGGAAAAGCTGAGGCTGATTCGGTAAGTGCAATTCCTGGAACAAGTGAGCATCAAACTGGTCTAGCGATGGATATTAGCTCAAAATCTGCTAAATTCCAATTAGAACCAATCTTCGGAGAGACAGCAGAAGGAAAATGGGTTGCAGAACATGCCCATGAGTTCGGATTTGTCATTCGTTATTTAGAGGATAAAACAGAGACAACAGAGTATTCATACGAACCGTGGCACTTACGCTACGTTGGCAATCCATATGCCGCATACATATATAAGCACCACCTAACATTAGAAGAGGCAACGAAGGACAAAAAATAA
- the motA gene encoding flagellar motor stator protein MotA: MDFATIIGIILGVLAVVVGMVVKGADITALLNPAAALIIFVGTFAAVCIAFPMNQLKRVPKLFKVLFGSNKKDLSYEQLLELFVHWTSESRKYGILSLEQQLDKIQDEFLLRGMKFVIDGVSAEDLEQILEAELEAIEERHAKGATIFSQAGTYAPTLGVLGAVIGLVAALGNLTDIEKLGHAISGAFIATIFGIFSGYVLWHPFANKLKQKSAAELEKKRLIIDCLLMLQEGTYPFIMKNRILGALSATERKKLEKGAEKNAE, from the coding sequence ATGGATTTTGCAACAATTATTGGAATCATTTTAGGAGTATTAGCGGTAGTCGTAGGGATGGTCGTCAAGGGCGCTGACATAACAGCCTTACTAAATCCTGCCGCAGCACTAATTATTTTCGTCGGTACATTTGCTGCAGTGTGTATTGCATTTCCGATGAATCAACTAAAAAGAGTTCCAAAATTATTTAAAGTTCTTTTTGGTTCAAATAAAAAAGATTTAAGTTATGAACAGTTACTAGAATTATTTGTCCATTGGACATCTGAGAGTAGAAAATACGGTATTTTGTCTTTAGAACAACAATTAGATAAAATTCAAGATGAATTTCTTTTGCGTGGTATGAAGTTTGTGATTGACGGTGTATCTGCAGAAGACTTAGAACAAATTTTAGAAGCTGAATTAGAAGCAATTGAAGAAAGACATGCAAAAGGAGCTACTATTTTTTCGCAAGCTGGTACATATGCACCTACATTAGGGGTTTTAGGTGCTGTTATTGGTCTTGTAGCTGCACTTGGAAATTTAACTGATATTGAAAAGCTAGGACATGCTATTTCAGGTGCGTTTATTGCAACGATTTTCGGTATTTTTTCAGGTTACGTATTATGGCATCCATTTGCAAATAAATTAAAGCAAAAGTCTGCTGCTGAATTAGAGAAGAAACGTTTAATTATTGATTGTTTATTAATGTTACAAGAAGGTACATATCCGTTTATTATGAAGAACCGCATTTTAGGTGCACTTTCTGCAACTGAGCGTAAAAAGCTAGAAAAAGGAGCAGAAAAAAATGCGGAGTAA
- the motB gene encoding flagellar motor protein MotB gives MRSKKNRRGKKKKHDEHIDETWLIPYSDMLTLLFALFIVLFAMSSIDAAKFKQMAVAFRSELAGGTGNKEFLSDQKPNEEKELSASSLEAEQAKKQAEDRAKEKKEMDELKALQKKIDQYINEKQLSSSFQTKLTEKGLMLTILENVLFDSGKADVKLESLGIAKEMSNLLVSASPREITVSGHTDTVPIANAQFASNWELSTQRAVNFMQVLLQNKELQPEKFSAIGYGEYRSIAPNDTPEGKAKNRRVEVFILPLTRNMQ, from the coding sequence ATGCGGAGTAAGAAAAATAGAAGAGGCAAAAAGAAAAAACATGATGAGCATATCGATGAAACTTGGTTAATTCCATATTCTGATATGTTAACGCTGTTATTTGCATTGTTCATCGTATTATTCGCAATGAGTAGTATAGATGCTGCGAAGTTTAAACAGATGGCAGTTGCTTTTCGAAGTGAGTTAGCCGGTGGAACAGGAAATAAAGAATTTTTAAGTGATCAAAAACCAAATGAGGAAAAAGAATTATCAGCAAGTAGCCTTGAGGCAGAACAAGCAAAAAAACAAGCGGAAGATAGAGCTAAAGAAAAAAAAGAAATGGATGAGTTGAAAGCATTACAAAAAAAGATTGATCAATATATTAATGAGAAACAACTATCCTCTTCTTTTCAAACTAAGTTAACTGAAAAAGGCTTAATGTTAACGATATTAGAAAATGTACTATTTGATTCAGGGAAAGCAGATGTGAAGTTGGAATCGTTAGGGATTGCAAAAGAGATGTCTAACCTACTTGTTTCAGCGTCACCTCGTGAAATTACAGTGTCGGGTCATACAGATACGGTTCCTATTGCAAATGCTCAGTTTGCATCAAACTGGGAGTTAAGTACACAGCGTGCAGTTAATTTTATGCAGGTGTTACTCCAAAATAAAGAATTGCAACCAGAAAAATTTAGTGCAATTGGTTACGGAGAATACCGTTCAATTGCACCAAATGATACACCAGAAGGAAAAGCGAAAAATAGACGTGTAGAAGTATTTATTTTACCTTTAACAAGAAATATGCAATAA